TTCGGTGCGGGCGCATACGGAGTGCAGGCGGCCGCCAAGCGCTACTTCAGCATCCCCGCCAGCGAACTCGACCTCGGGCAGGCCGCGCTCCTGGCGGGCATCACCCAGAACCCCACGGCCTACGACCCGATCCGCAACCCCAGGGACGCGCGTAAGCGGCGCGACATCGTCCTCTACCGCATGGCCCAGCTCGGCGACATCTCCAAGGCCCGCGCCGACGCCGAGGCCGCCAAGCCGATCGAGCTCAACCGCACCGACCCCGTCGGCGGCTGCCAGGTGAGCAAGGTGCCGTACTTCTGCGAGTACGTGAAGTACGACATGCTCAACATCCTGTCGGACGGCAAGTACTGGGAGATGGAGCCGGACGAGCAGCAGAACATCGTCAACGAGCTCAACCGCGGCGGCTACACGATCCGCACGACCCTCGACGCGAAGGCGCAGCGCGCCGTCGACAAGACCCTGCGCTCCACCGTCGCCCCCCGAGGCAACCGCGTCGCCGCCGAGGCGATGGTCGAGCCCGGCACCGGCCGGATCAAGGCGATCGGGCTGAGCAAGCCGTTCGGCCCCGGCAAGGGCAAGACCACCATCAACCTCCCCGCGGACCGGTACCACGGCGGCGGCAACGGCGTGTCGGCGGGCTCGACCTTCAAGATCTTCACTCTCGCCGCCGCCCTCGACCAGGGCATCCCCGTCAGCACGACGATCAACTCGCCGCAGACGATCACGATCGGCGGCTTCCAGCCGTGCCGCTACACGGGGATGCTCGACGGCAAGATGGTCAAGAACAAGCTGGTCGGCGGGACCGACTCCTGGACCGTCTCCAACGCGGGCGACAGCGAGAAGGGCAACTTCAACCTCAAGACCGGCACCTGGCACTCGGTCAACACGTTCTACGCCGTGCTGGAGAAGCGCGTCGGCGTCTGCAACGCCGTGAAGATGGCCGAGAAGTTCGGCATGAAGCAGGGCAACGGCAACCCCCTGCTGCCGTACGCCACCCAGGTCCTCGGCACCAACGACGTCGACATGGTCAGCCTCGCCGCCGCCTACGCCGGCTTCGCCGCCCGCGGCAAGTACTGCCCGCCGGTCTCGGTCACGGAGGTCATCGACGGGCAGGGCAAGCGCCTGAAGCTGCCCGAGCACAAGTGCAAGCAGGTCCTGGACGAGGACGTCGCCGACAAGGTCAACTCGATCCTGCAGGGCGTCATCACCCACGGCACGGCGCGCGGCCGCGGCATCGGCCGCCCGGCCGCCGGCAAGACCGGCACCTGTGAGGAGTTCACCTGCGCCGTGTTCGCCGGCTACACCCCGAACCTCGCCGCCGCCACCGCCTACTGGGACTACCGCGGCCCCTGGCAGTACAAGGTCTACGGCGTGTACGGCGCCGGCATCCCCGGCGGGATCTGGCAGAACTCCATGAGGCAGGCCCTCGCCGGCGAGCCCGCCCCCGGCTTCCGGACCCCGTCCCGCGACTTCGGCGACACCACCGAGGTCCCCAACGTCGAGGGCAGGACCGTCGCCGCCGCCACCGCCCGGCTCAAGGCCGCGGACCTGCAGGCCAGGGTCGCGTCCGGCTCGGTCGACTCCGACAAGCCGAAGGGCACGGTCGTCTCCACCTCGCCCGCCGCCGGCAGCGAGGTCCCGCCCGGCACCACGGTCATCCTCTACCTGAGCAGCGGCCGGGAAGACGACGACTGACGCGCGCCCGCGTCCGGCGGGCCCCGTCCGGCGGCACAGGCGGCCAGGCGGGGCTCGTCGGCGCGCGTCCTACTCCGCGAGCTGACGCTTGACCTCGGCGGCGACCCGGCCGCCCTCGGCGCGCCCCGCGACCTTCGGGTTCACGGCCTTCATGACCTGCCCCATCGCCCGCGGCCCCGACGCGCCCGTCGCGGCGATCGCGTCGGCCACGAGCGCGGACAGCTCCTCGTCGCTCAGCTGCGCGGGCAGGTACTCCTCCAGCACCGCGCCCTCGTCCCGCTCCGCCTTCGCCTGCTCGTCACGCCCCGCGTCCGCGAACGCGGCCGCCGCCTCCCGGCGCTTCTTCGCCTCCCGGGTGAGCACCTTCACGACGTCGTCGTCCGACAGCTCGCGCGAACGCTTGCCGGCGACCTCCTCGTTCTTCACCGCCGTGAGCGCCATCCGCAGCGTCCGCGCACGCACCTCGTCGCGCGCCTTGATCGCGGCGGACAGGTCGGTCTCCAGCTTCTCCTTCAAGGTCATGTGCACATCATGCCGCGCCCGAACCGGAAGCCTCATCGGGATTACCGCGCGGTGCCCTTCTCTGGAAACATGGGACCCCGGAAGGGAGAGCCGTGCGAAAGACATACGCCGTGCCCCTGGGGGTCCTCGGCGCGGGAGCCGCGACCTTCGGGTACGCCTCGGTGATCGAGCGGAACTGGTTCCGCCTGCGCCGCTTCGATGTGCCCGTCCTGCCCCCCGGGCGCCCCTCGGTGAAGGTCCTGCACATCTCCGACGCGCACCTCACCCCGGGGCGCTCACGCCTCATCCACTGGGTCCGCTCCCTGGACGCGCTGGAGCCCGACCTCGTCGTCAACACCGGCGACTCCCTCTCGCACAGGGACGCCATCGGCCCGTTCCTGGACGCCTTGGGGCCGCTCCTCGAACGTCCCGGCGTCTTCGTGTACGGCTCCAACGACCTGTACTCGCCCGTCCTGAAGAACCCCCTGCGCTACGTCTGGCGGACGAGCAAGTCCGACTACGAGCGCAGCGGACGCGAACCCGACCTCCCCTACCGCGAGTTGGGCTCCGCGCTTCAGGCCGCCGGTTGGCTCGACCTCAACAACCGCATCGGCCGCCTCAAGGTCGGTGAACTCGACGTCGAGTTCGGCGGCATCGACGACTCCCACGTGAACCGCGACCACTACGACCGGATCGCCGGCCCCGTCGACCCCCAGGCCGACGTCCACATCGGCGTCATGCACGCCCCAGAGCCCCGCAACCTCGACCGCTTCACCGCCGACGGCTACGACCTCCTCCTCGCCGGCCACACCCACGGCGGCCAGGTCTGCGCCCCCTTCTTCGGCGCCCTCGCCACCAACTGCGGCATCGACCGTCCCCGCGCCAAGGGCCTCCACAAGCACCAGGGCTCCTGGCTGCACGTCTCCGGCGGCCTGGGCACGTCCCCCAAGGCCCCAGTGCGCTTCTGCTGCCGCCCTGAGGCCTCCCTCCTCACCCTCGTGCCCCGCAGTTGAACTGGCGGACGGCGAGCCTCCAGGCGGCCCTCTACGACTACACCGTCCAACACCCCCTGCTCTCCCGCCTGGGGGCCCGCGCCCTCTGGTCCTACGACATAGGCCACCTCCACAGGAGCATCGCGGCCCAGGACCCCACAGCCCTGACCCTCGACATCCCCTGCGGCGGCGGACTGGCGGCAGGCACCAACCCCCGCCACGTGGCAGCCGACCTCTCCCACACCATGCTGAAGAGGGCCCGCCACAGAACGAAGACCCTCCTCCAGGCCGACATCTACGCCCTCCCCTTCCCGCCCTCCACCTTCGACCTGTGCGTCACCTACAACGGCCTGCACTGCCTAGAAGACCCAGCAGCCGCCCTAAGGGAACTGACCCGCGTCCTACGCCCCGGCGGCACCCTCCAGGGCACGACCCTCGTCCGCGGCACCTCCCGCCGCCACGACGCCCAGATCACCGCCCTCCAACGCCTGGGCGTCTTCGGCTCCCCCGGCACGGCCACCGACCTCCACACCTGGCTGACCTCCGCCGGCCTCACCGACATCACCCTGACCCGCTCCGGCGCCGTGACCGGCTTCACAGCCCGTAAATAGGGGACGCACCACTCTCCGGCATCCGCTAAGGTGTACTAGGCGCCGGGAGAACGTACGACCTCCCGGGCAGCCACCACCGGGGTGTGGCGCAGCTTGGCAGCGCGCTTCGTTCGGGACGAAGAGGTCGTGGGTTCAAATCCCGCCACCCCGACTCAACTCAGAGGCCGGCTCTCCTTCGAGGAGACCGGCCTCAAGATCTTTTGTCCGCCATTTGTCCGCGAGACTTACCCCCTACTCGCCGACACGGCCCGTCCCGGACCAGCACCGAGAGACAACCTCTCATCACGGGGGTCGCCATGAGCCCGAGCCTCGGCACGCTCGTACGCTCCGCCCGCGTCGCCCACGGCTGGACTCAACGCGACTGGCCAACCGTCTCCACTGCTCCCGCTCCACCATCTCCCGTCTGGAGACGGGCGCCCAAACGCTGGACGACGTAGCCACCATCCGCCGCCTCGCCGAAGTTCTAGAGATCACCCCGACCGCACTGGGCATCACCGCTACGGTGACGATCCACCCACCCGCGGAGGACGATGTGCGGCGCTGCCAACTGCTGACCGGCCTCGCGGTCACCGCTGCCGCCGCCAGCGCACCAGCTTGCGCCGCCGTAGCGGCGGCAGCGGCCGTCCTCGCCGAGACGTACACCCTCGTCACACGCAATGATCAAGCTGGACGATCAACTCGTCTGGATCACTGCCGACCGGCCCCGCAACCTCGCCGCCGCATCCGGCAACCCCCTGGTGGCCGGCGAAGCCCCCGCCACGGGGGCGACGGGGGCTTCTGGCATTTCCTCAGCCCCAGTGCTGCTCCTGGTACTTGATGAGGTCCTCGCCGTAGAGCTGCTTGGTCGCGTTCCCTACGCGCACCCAGAACTCCGTGGGGCCGGCACCGCCCTTGGCCGCCTTGGCGAAGACCGGTTTCCCGGACGAGGCGACACTGAGCTGGCAGATCGTCCGTCCGTCCACTTCGGGGAACCGGATGCGCACCGTCGACGCCGTCGGTGCGGACAGGTTGTCGTCGAGCAGCTGCCTGATGAAGAGTTCGTAGCTGTCGACGTTCTGCTTGGCGCCGAACGTGGCGAGGTCGTCCTCGATGCCCAGGATCTCGCCGTCGTCCGCGACGCCGACCAGGAGGGTTCCGCCCTCGGCGTTGAGGAAGCCGCACACCGCCTTGACCAGGATCTGCCCGAGCCTCGGATCGTGCTGCTTGGTGTGGACGTTCCACCGTCCGCTGGCCTTGAACTCCGTGGTCTGCGACTCGCCCGCGGCGATGAGGTCACTGACGGACACCGGTTCGAGCCTCTTACGCCCGTCGGTGATGGCGTTGAAGCCCTCCTGGACGACCCTCGCGATGAGCTGGCGGCGCCGCTCGAGGAAAACCGGGTAGTCGAGCTGCTCCCAGCCCATCGGCAGCGCGTGCCACCGGTACTGCCTGGCCAGAACCTGCGGCTCGATCTTCTCGGCGATGCGCGGCAGGTAGTCGCTCGGCGCGTCGGACTGGTTGCGCTCCTCGGCCGGCCAGTCGATGTAGGTCATGTTCGCGATTGCGTTGGTCTGCCGCACACCGGTGATTCCCTGTGATTCGAGGTATTTGCGAGGGAACAAGCGATCGCGTCCCAGAGAGCGCGGAGCAGCGTCCATAGGGTCGAGGAGATCTCTGATGCGCATGTCGCCGAACAGCACCTCGGCGTCGAGAATGTTGAGCGCGGCCAGGTAGGCGAAAAGGGCGGGGGAACGGGACGACGACGCGTCGAGCCGGTTCGGCAGCGAGATCTCCCAGTAGTCCCCGGTGAAGTTCGCGGCGACGATGCGGTCC
The sequence above is drawn from the Actinomadura hallensis genome and encodes:
- a CDS encoding metallophosphoesterase, which produces MRKTYAVPLGVLGAGAATFGYASVIERNWFRLRRFDVPVLPPGRPSVKVLHISDAHLTPGRSRLIHWVRSLDALEPDLVVNTGDSLSHRDAIGPFLDALGPLLERPGVFVYGSNDLYSPVLKNPLRYVWRTSKSDYERSGREPDLPYRELGSALQAAGWLDLNNRIGRLKVGELDVEFGGIDDSHVNRDHYDRIAGPVDPQADVHIGVMHAPEPRNLDRFTADGYDLLLAGHTHGGQVCAPFFGALATNCGIDRPRAKGLHKHQGSWLHVSGGLGTSPKAPVRFCCRPEASLLTLVPRS
- a CDS encoding GatB/YqeY domain-containing protein; amino-acid sequence: MTLKEKLETDLSAAIKARDEVRARTLRMALTAVKNEEVAGKRSRELSDDDVVKVLTREAKKRREAAAAFADAGRDEQAKAERDEGAVLEEYLPAQLSDEELSALVADAIAATGASGPRAMGQVMKAVNPKVAGRAEGGRVAAEVKRQLAE
- a CDS encoding helix-turn-helix domain-containing protein, yielding MSARLTPYSPTRPVPDQHRETTSHHGGRHEPEPRHARTLRPRRPRLDSTRLANRLHCSRSTISRLETGAQTLDDVATIRRLAEVLEITPTALGITATVTIHPPAEDDVRRCQLLTGLAVTAAAASAPACAAVAAAAAVLAETYTLVTRNDQAGRSTRLDHCRPAPQPRRRIRQPPGGRRSPRHGGDGGFWHFLSPSAAPGT
- a CDS encoding class I SAM-dependent methyltransferase, whose protein sequence is MNWRTASLQAALYDYTVQHPLLSRLGARALWSYDIGHLHRSIAAQDPTALTLDIPCGGGLAAGTNPRHVAADLSHTMLKRARHRTKTLLQADIYALPFPPSTFDLCVTYNGLHCLEDPAAALRELTRVLRPGGTLQGTTLVRGTSRRHDAQITALQRLGVFGSPGTATDLHTWLTSAGLTDITLTRSGAVTGFTARK
- a CDS encoding penicillin-binding protein yields the protein MKTASTLLRLLGAGVVAGVLVAFIALPAVGSAGITARDAANNFEDMDGQLETDPPSEKTVVYDSDGKQIATFFDKYRESVRLDQIAPIMKKAIIAIEDSRFYEHGALDLKGTLRALASNVESETTQGGSTLTQQYVKNLLVDAARTKEEYRAATAPTVGRKVRELRYALDIEKRMSKDEILEGYLNIAYFGAGAYGVQAAAKRYFSIPASELDLGQAALLAGITQNPTAYDPIRNPRDARKRRDIVLYRMAQLGDISKARADAEAAKPIELNRTDPVGGCQVSKVPYFCEYVKYDMLNILSDGKYWEMEPDEQQNIVNELNRGGYTIRTTLDAKAQRAVDKTLRSTVAPRGNRVAAEAMVEPGTGRIKAIGLSKPFGPGKGKTTINLPADRYHGGGNGVSAGSTFKIFTLAAALDQGIPVSTTINSPQTITIGGFQPCRYTGMLDGKMVKNKLVGGTDSWTVSNAGDSEKGNFNLKTGTWHSVNTFYAVLEKRVGVCNAVKMAEKFGMKQGNGNPLLPYATQVLGTNDVDMVSLAAAYAGFAARGKYCPPVSVTEVIDGQGKRLKLPEHKCKQVLDEDVADKVNSILQGVITHGTARGRGIGRPAAGKTGTCEEFTCAVFAGYTPNLAAATAYWDYRGPWQYKVYGVYGAGIPGGIWQNSMRQALAGEPAPGFRTPSRDFGDTTEVPNVEGRTVAAATARLKAADLQARVASGSVDSDKPKGTVVSTSPAAGSEVPPGTTVILYLSSGREDDD